A section of the Stenotrophomonas acidaminiphila genome encodes:
- a CDS encoding kynurenine 3-monooxygenase, producing the protein MTLIGAGLAGSLLAILLSRRGWRVTVYERRGDPRVADYESGRSINLALAERGRNALRRAGVEDAVMARTVMMRGRMVHPRDGAPPQLQRYGRDDSEVIWSVHRKDLNVTLLQLAEDAGARFHFHHRLHTVDFDAGYARFIDDRDDSPHDIHFDTPLVGADGAGSALRAAMNRKSPLGERTEFLDHSYKELEIPPGADGSFQIEANALHIWPRGRYMCIALPNDEGTFTVTLFLPNEGDPGFSSVRSGAEAEALFAREFADALPLIPHLRRDWEQHPPGLLGTLYLERWHLGGKAVLLGDAAHAMVPFHGQGMNCAFEDCVALAELLETHPDSARAFAAFETERKPNAAAIQQMALDNYLEMRDRVADPTFLLQRELEQELQRRWPTRFVPHYTMVTFLHTPYALALERTRLQQRILAEATAGHASLAGIDWSALEKTIHAQLPVLEGAH; encoded by the coding sequence GACTACGAAAGTGGCCGGTCGATCAACCTGGCGCTGGCCGAGCGCGGGCGCAACGCGCTGCGCCGCGCCGGCGTGGAGGACGCGGTGATGGCGCGCACGGTGATGATGCGCGGGCGCATGGTGCACCCGCGCGACGGCGCCCCGCCGCAACTGCAGCGCTACGGCCGCGACGACAGCGAAGTGATCTGGTCGGTGCACCGCAAGGACCTCAACGTCACCCTGCTGCAGCTGGCCGAGGACGCCGGCGCGCGCTTCCATTTCCACCATCGCCTGCACACGGTGGACTTCGATGCCGGCTATGCGCGCTTCATCGACGACCGCGACGACAGCCCGCACGACATCCACTTCGACACCCCGCTGGTCGGTGCCGACGGCGCCGGTTCGGCGCTGCGCGCGGCGATGAACCGCAAGTCGCCGCTGGGCGAACGCACCGAGTTCCTGGACCACTCCTACAAGGAGCTGGAGATCCCGCCCGGGGCCGATGGCAGCTTCCAGATCGAGGCCAACGCCCTGCACATCTGGCCGCGCGGCCGCTACATGTGCATTGCCCTGCCCAACGACGAAGGCACCTTCACCGTCACCCTGTTCCTGCCCAATGAAGGCGACCCGGGGTTCTCCAGCGTACGCAGCGGCGCCGAGGCCGAGGCGCTGTTTGCGCGCGAGTTCGCCGATGCGCTGCCGCTGATCCCGCACCTGCGCCGCGACTGGGAGCAGCACCCGCCGGGCTTGCTCGGCACCCTGTACCTGGAGCGCTGGCACCTCGGCGGCAAGGCGGTGCTGCTGGGCGACGCCGCGCACGCGATGGTGCCGTTCCACGGCCAGGGCATGAACTGCGCCTTCGAGGACTGCGTGGCGCTGGCCGAGCTGCTGGAAACGCACCCGGACAGCGCCCGGGCGTTCGCCGCGTTCGAGACCGAGCGCAAGCCCAATGCCGCGGCGATCCAGCAGATGGCGCTGGACAACTACCTGGAGATGCGCGACCGCGTCGCCGATCCGACCTTCCTGCTGCAGCGCGAGCTGGAACAGGAACTGCAGCGGCGCTGGCCCACGCGCTTCGTGCCGCATTACACCATGGTGACCTTCCTGCACACGCCCTACGCGCTGGCGCTGGAACGCACCCGGCTGCAGCAGCGGATCCTGGCCGAGGCCACCGCCGGCCATGCCAGCCTGGCCGGCATCGACTGGTCCGCGCTGGAAAAGACCATCCACGCGCAGTTGCCGGTGCTGGAGGGCGCGCACTGA